Proteins encoded in a region of the Coregonus clupeaformis isolate EN_2021a chromosome 9, ASM2061545v1, whole genome shotgun sequence genome:
- the LOC121573765 gene encoding uncharacterized protein LOC121573765 isoform X1, producing the protein MSNCMYTRRPEQTEKVSEYLWRRVTAWGIPYGYRNNMTSGLAWIIRTCLFVCLWGTCLCNCNTSYNQYLLEMGETLPEDYLFRVRKWNKREETFVGVEKALHRFYGENCNKFLKCEDYNQDNKRTISSEYYSGVFYLLKCLDVKELLCVMPSTVTYSLAEVDLVSVERFKCLVIDALYDKCINGSDPKKCHLFEKCPKATTLDTKTATIHTTALPTINYREVISVSMLLAVSLIANIILLLGVVYLWTRRRHQHKGPSPATSELTVLNTVEPRNLIQMVCSPDPVERNN; encoded by the exons ATGTCAAACTGCATGTACACACGTCGTCCAGAGCAGACAGAAAAAG TGAGTGAATACCTGTGGAGGCGTGTCACAGCATG gggAATTCCGTATGGTTACCGAAACAACATGACGAGTGGGTTGGCATGGATCATCAGAACCTGTCTGTTT gTGTGCTTGTGGGGAACCTGTCTGTGTAATTGCAATACCAGTTATAACCAGTATTTATTAGAAATG GGAGAAACTCTGCCAGAGGACTATTTGTTCAGGGTGAGAAAATGGAACAAACGTGAG GAAACGTTTGTAGGAGTTGAAAAAGCCCTTCACAGGTTCTATGGGGAAAACTGTAACAAGTTCTTGAAATGTGAAGATTACAATCAAGACAACAAGAGAACAATTTCATCAGAATATTACTCTGGAGTATTTTACTTACTGAAATGTCTGGATGTGAAG GAACTTTTGTGTGTCATGCCCTCTACTGTCACATACAGTCTGGCTGAGGTGGACTTGGTCAGTGTGGAACGCTTCAAGTGTCTGGTTATAGATGCACTCTATGACAAATGTATAAATGGCAGTGACCCAAAAA AGTGTCATCTTTTTG AGAAATGCCCAAAAGCAACTACACTTG ATACAAAAACTGCAACAATACACACAACCGCATTACCCACCATAAATTACA GGGAGGTCATATCAGTCAGTATGTTGTTAGCTGTCTCTCTGATAGCTAATATCATCCTTCTCTTGGGTGTTGTCTACTTGTGGACCAGGAGGAGACACCAGCATAAAGGCCcg tctCCTGCGACGTCTGAACTGACAGTATTGAACACAGTGGAGCCACGTAATCTGATTCAG ATGGTCTGCAGCCCTGACCCCGTTGAGAGGAATAATTAA
- the LOC121573765 gene encoding uncharacterized protein LOC121573765 isoform X2 produces the protein MTSGLAWIIRTCLFVCLWGTCLCNCNTSYNQYLLEMGETLPEDYLFRVRKWNKREETFVGVEKALHRFYGENCNKFLKCEDYNQDNKRTISSEYYSGVFYLLKCLDVKELLCVMPSTVTYSLAEVDLVSVERFKCLVIDALYDKCINGSDPKKCHLFEKCPKATTLDTKTATIHTTALPTINYREVISVSMLLAVSLIANIILLLGVVYLWTRRRHQHKGPSPATSELTVLNTVEPRNLIQMVCSPDPVERNN, from the exons ATGACGAGTGGGTTGGCATGGATCATCAGAACCTGTCTGTTT gTGTGCTTGTGGGGAACCTGTCTGTGTAATTGCAATACCAGTTATAACCAGTATTTATTAGAAATG GGAGAAACTCTGCCAGAGGACTATTTGTTCAGGGTGAGAAAATGGAACAAACGTGAG GAAACGTTTGTAGGAGTTGAAAAAGCCCTTCACAGGTTCTATGGGGAAAACTGTAACAAGTTCTTGAAATGTGAAGATTACAATCAAGACAACAAGAGAACAATTTCATCAGAATATTACTCTGGAGTATTTTACTTACTGAAATGTCTGGATGTGAAG GAACTTTTGTGTGTCATGCCCTCTACTGTCACATACAGTCTGGCTGAGGTGGACTTGGTCAGTGTGGAACGCTTCAAGTGTCTGGTTATAGATGCACTCTATGACAAATGTATAAATGGCAGTGACCCAAAAA AGTGTCATCTTTTTG AGAAATGCCCAAAAGCAACTACACTTG ATACAAAAACTGCAACAATACACACAACCGCATTACCCACCATAAATTACA GGGAGGTCATATCAGTCAGTATGTTGTTAGCTGTCTCTCTGATAGCTAATATCATCCTTCTCTTGGGTGTTGTCTACTTGTGGACCAGGAGGAGACACCAGCATAAAGGCCcg tctCCTGCGACGTCTGAACTGACAGTATTGAACACAGTGGAGCCACGTAATCTGATTCAG ATGGTCTGCAGCCCTGACCCCGTTGAGAGGAATAATTAA
- the LOC121573765 gene encoding uncharacterized protein LOC121573765 isoform X3 yields MSNCMYTRRPEQTEKVSEYLWRRVTAWGIPYGYRNNMTSGLAWIIRTCLFVCLWGTCLCNCNTSYNQYLLEMGETLPEDYLFRVRKWNKREETFVGVEKALHRFYGENCNKFLKCEDYNQDNKRTISSEYYSGVFYLLKCLDVKELLCVMPSTVTYSLAEVDLVSVERFKCLVIDALYDKCINGSDPKKCHLFGGDTSIKARLLRRLN; encoded by the exons ATGTCAAACTGCATGTACACACGTCGTCCAGAGCAGACAGAAAAAG TGAGTGAATACCTGTGGAGGCGTGTCACAGCATG gggAATTCCGTATGGTTACCGAAACAACATGACGAGTGGGTTGGCATGGATCATCAGAACCTGTCTGTTT gTGTGCTTGTGGGGAACCTGTCTGTGTAATTGCAATACCAGTTATAACCAGTATTTATTAGAAATG GGAGAAACTCTGCCAGAGGACTATTTGTTCAGGGTGAGAAAATGGAACAAACGTGAG GAAACGTTTGTAGGAGTTGAAAAAGCCCTTCACAGGTTCTATGGGGAAAACTGTAACAAGTTCTTGAAATGTGAAGATTACAATCAAGACAACAAGAGAACAATTTCATCAGAATATTACTCTGGAGTATTTTACTTACTGAAATGTCTGGATGTGAAG GAACTTTTGTGTGTCATGCCCTCTACTGTCACATACAGTCTGGCTGAGGTGGACTTGGTCAGTGTGGAACGCTTCAAGTGTCTGGTTATAGATGCACTCTATGACAAATGTATAAATGGCAGTGACCCAAAAA AGTGTCATCTTTTTG GAGGAGACACCAGCATAAAGGCCcg tctCCTGCGACGTCTGAACTGA